In Vanessa cardui chromosome 6, ilVanCard2.1, whole genome shotgun sequence, the following proteins share a genomic window:
- the LOC124530285 gene encoding 2-oxoglutarate dehydrogenase, mitochondrial isoform X5 has translation MHRARVILQASNKIGNSERFASWLLNKPQAAAMTVQANRLKSSTAAEPFLNGSSSAYVETMYNAWLTDPNSVHASWDAFFRNATNGAQPGVAYTPPPNLAPYSKNEVPLTSLVPASGGMPSIAAGSPINEKIIDDHLAVQAIIRSYQIRGHHIAKLDPLEIANYKLAGKNPREVIHNSYRFDEADMDRVFKLPSTTFIGEKEKALPLREILNRLEEAYCNNIGIEFMFINSLEQCNWIRQRMEPPNVTKMSPDQKRLILARLTRSTGFENFLAKKWSSEKRFGLEGCEILIPAMKQVIDTSTRLGVESIIMGMPHRGRLNVLANVCRKPLHQLFTQFAGLEAEDDGSGDVKYHLGTYIERLNRVTNKNIRLAVCANPSHLEAVDPVVQGKTRAEQFYRGDNEGKKVMSILLHGDAAFAGQGVVFETMHLSDLPAYTTHGTVHIVVNNQIGFTTDPRHSRSSAYCTDVARVVNAPIFHVNGDSPEAVMHVCNVAAEWRATFHKDVVIDIVSYRRNGHNEVDEPMFTQPLMYQKIRKTKPVLEIYAERLIAEGVVTAEEVKDVKDKYEKICEDAYNQAKQETHIKYKDWLDSPWSGFFEGKDPLKMSPTGVVEETLVHIGKRFSSPPPNAAEFEIHKGLLRILKARMEMVENRTVDWALAEAMAFGSLLKEGIHVRLSGEDVERGTFSHRHHVLHHQKVDKATYCPLAHLYPDQAPYTVCNSSLSEYGVLGFEVGYSVTNPNALVLWEAQFGDFNNVAQCIIDQFISSGQAKWVRQSGIVLLQPHGMEGMGPEHSSARLERFLQMSADDPDYMPPESPDYEVRQLHDCNWVVANCSTPASLFHILRRQIALPFRKPLILMTPKSLLRHPECKSSFDDMRDGTAFKRLIPEEGPAAENPGNVRKVAFCSGRVYYDLLKQRRDRGLEKDIAIVRLEQISPFPYDLIKAEIAKYPNAQLVWSQEEHKNMGAWSYVEPRFRTLLQNQKQISYNGRATAASPATGSKAAHNKELRNLLDEFCVL, from the exons TCGTGGGACGCGTTCTTCCGCAACGCGACAAACGGCGCCCAGCCCGGCGTGGCCTACACGCCGCCGCCAAACCTGGCGCCCTATTCTAAGAACGAAGTCCCGCTGACGTCGCTGGTGCCGGCGTCCGGCGGCATGCCCTCCATCGCGGCCG GCTCCCCCATCAATGAAAAGATCATCGACGATCACCTCGCTGTCCAGGCCATCATCAGGAGTTACCAG aTCCGAGGACACCATATAGCGAAACTCGACCCGTTGGAAATAGCAAACTACAAATTGGCCGGTAAAAATCCTCGGGAGGTCATTCACAACAGCTACAGGTTCG ATGAGGCCGATATGGACAGGGTGTTCAAGTTACCCTCTACCACATTTATTGGTGAAAAGGAGAAAGCGTTACCCCTCAG AGAGATTCTGAATCGTCTCGAGGAGGCGTACTGCAACAACATCGGTATAGAGTTCATGTTCATCAACTCCCTGGAACAATGTAACTGGATCAGACAGCGAATGGAACCCCCCAACGTGACCAAGATGAGCCCCGACCAGAAGAGATTGATCCTGGCTCGTCTCACGAGATCTACTGG ATTTGAGAACTTCCTTGCAAAGAAATGGTCGTCGGAGAAACGGTTCGGCTTAGAGGGCTGCGAGATCCTGATTCCTGCCATGAAACAGGTCATCGACACGTCCACGCGGCTCGGCGTCGAGTCCATCATCATGGGAATGCCTCACAGAG GTCGCCTCAACGTGCTGGCCAACGTGTGCCGCAAGCCGCTGCACCAGCTGTTCACGCAGTTCGCCGGCCTCGAGGCGGAGGACGATGGCTCCGGCGACGTGAAGTACCACCTGGGCACGTACATCGAGCGGCTCAACCGCGTGACCAACAAGAACATCCGGCTGGCCGTGTGCGCCAACCCGTCGCACCTGGAGGCCGTGGACCCCGTGGTGCAGGGCAAGACGCGCGCCGAGCAGTTCTACCGCGGCGACAACGAGGGCAAGAAGGTGATGTCCATCCTGCTGCACGGCGACGCCGCCTTCGCGGGCCAGGGCGTGGTGTTCGAGACCATGCACCTGTCGGACCTGCCGGCCTACACCACGCACGGCACGGTGCACATCGTGGTCAACAACCAGATCGGCTTCACGACGGACCCGCGCCACAGCCGCTCGTCGGCCTACTGCACGGACGTGGCGCGCGTGGTCAACGCGCCCATCTTCCACGTCAACGGCGACAGCCCCGAGGCCGTCATGCACGTGTGCAACGTGGCCGCCGAGTGGCGCGCCACCTTCCACAAGGACGTGGTCATCGACATCGTCAGCTACCGCCGCAACGGCCACAACGAGGTCGACGAGCCCATGTTCACGCAGCCGCTCATGTACCAGAAGATCCGCAAGACCAAGCCCGTGCTGGAGATCTACGCCGAGCGCCTCATCGCCGAGGGCGTCGTCACCGCCGAGGAGGTCAAGGACGTCAAGGACAAGTACGAGAAGATCTGCGAGGACGCCTACAACCAGGCCAAGCAGGAGACGCACATCAAGTACAAGGACTGGCTCGACTCGCCCTGGTCCGGCTTCTTCGAGGGCAAGGACCCGCTCAAG ATGTCCCCCACCGGCGTGGTCGAGGAGACGCTGGTCCACATCGGCAAGCGCTTCTCGTCGCCGCCTCCAAACGCGGCTGAGTTCGAAATCCACAAGGGTTTGCTGCGTATCCTCAAAGCTCGCATGGAAATGGTCGAGAACCGTACCGTAGACTGGGCTCTGGCTGAGGCCATGGCGTTCGGATCACTACTGAAGGAAGGCATTCACGTCCGTCTGTCCGGAGAGGACGTCGAAAGAGGAACATTCTCACACAG GCATCACGTGCTCCACCACCAGAAGGTAGACAAGGCGACGTACTGTCCCCTGGCTCACCTGTACCCCGACCAGGCGCCCTACACCGTGTGCAACAGCTCGCTGTCGGAGTACG GCGTGCTGGGCTTCGAAGTGGGCTACTCGGTGACCAACCCCAACGCGCTGGTGCTGTGGGAGGCGCAGTTCGGCGACTTCAACAACGTGGCGCAGTGCATCATCGACCAGTTCATCTCCAGCGGCCAGGCCAAGTGGGTGCGCCAGTCCGGCATCGTGCTGCTGCAGCCGCACGGCATGGAGGGCATG GGCCCCGAGCACTCGTCGGCGCGGCTGGAGCGCTTCCTGCAGATGAGCGCCGACGACCCCGACTACATGCCGCCCGAGAGCCCCGACTACGAGG TGCGGCAGCTGCACGACTGCAACTGGGTGGTGGCCAACTGCTCGACGCCCGCGTCGCTGTTCCACATCCTGCGGCGCCAGATCGCGCTGCCGTTCCGCAAGCCGCTCATCCTCATGACGCCCAAGTCGTTGCTGCGCCACCCCGAGTGCAAGTCCTCCTTCGACGACATGCGCGACGGAACCGCCTTCAAGAG ACTGATCCCCGAGGAGGGCCCGGCGGCCGAGAACCCCGGCAACGTGCGTAAGGTGGCGTTCTGCTCGGGCCGAGTGTACTACGACCTGCTGAAGCAGCGTCGTGACCGCGGTCTCGAGAAGGACATCGCCATCGTCAG ACTGGAGCAAATCTCGCCGTTCCCGTACGACCTGATCAAGGCGGAGATCGCAAAGTACCCGAACGCGCAGCTGGTGTGGAGCCAGGAGGAGCACAAGAACATGGGCGCCTGGAGCTACGTGGAGCCGCGCTTCCGCACGCTGCTGCAGAACCAGAAGCAGATCAG CTACAACGGGCGCGCCACGGCGGCGTCGCCGGCCACGGGCTCCAAGGCGGCGCACAACAAGGAGCTGCGCAACTTGCTCGACGAGTTCTGCGTGCTGTGA
- the LOC124530285 gene encoding 2-oxoglutarate dehydrogenase, mitochondrial isoform X3, producing the protein MHRARVILQASNKIGNSERFASWLLNKPQAAAMTVQANRLKSSTAAEPFLNGSSSAYVETMYNAWLTDPNSVHASWDAFFRNATNGAQPGVAYTPPPNLAPYSKNEVPLTSLVPASGGMPSIAAGSPINEKIIDDHLAVQAIIRSYQIRGHHIAKLDPLEIANYKLAGKNPREVIHNSYRFDEADMDRVFKLPSTTFIGEKEKALPLREILNRLEEAYCNNIGIEFMFINSLEQCNWIRQRMEPPNVTKMSPDQKRLILARLTRSTGFENFLAKKWSSEKRFGLEGCEILIPAMKQVIDTSTRLGVESIIMGMPHRGRLNVLANVCRKPLHQLFTQFAGLEAEDDGSGDVKYHLGTYIERLNRVTNKNIRLAVCANPSHLEAVDPVVQGKTRAEQFYRGDNEGKKVMSILLHGDAAFAGQGVVFETMHLSDLPAYTTHGTVHIVVNNQIGFTTDPRHSRSSAYCTDVARVVNAPIFHVNGDSPEAVMHVCNVAAEWRATFHKDVVIDIVSYRRNGHNEVDEPMFTQPLMYQKIRKTKPVLEIYAERLIAEGVVTAEEVKDVKDKYEKICEDAYNQAKQETHIKYKDWLDSPWSGFFEGKDPLKMSPTGVVEETLVHIGKRFSSPPPNAAEFEIHKGLLRILKARMEMVENRTVDWALAEAMAFGSLLKEGIHVRLSGEDVERGTFSHRHHVLHHQKVDKATYCPLAHLYPDQAPYTVCNSSLSEYGVLGFEVGYSVTNPNALVLWEAQFGDFNNVAQCIIDQFISSGQAKWVRQSGIVLLQPHGMEGMGPEHSSARLERFLQMSADDPDYMPPESPDYEVRQLHDCNWVVANCSTPASLFHILRRQIALPFRKPLILMTPKSLLRHPECKSSFDDMRDGTAFKRLIPEEGPAAENPGNVRKVAFCSGRVYYDLLKQRRDRGLEKDIAIVRLEQISPFPYDLIKAEIAKYPNAQLVWSQEEHKNMGAWSYVEPRFRTLLQNQKQIRPQSRSQSVGWFSRLLGRADGPQTERPLTETVPRTISYNGRATAASPATGSKAAHNKELRNLLDEFCVL; encoded by the exons TCGTGGGACGCGTTCTTCCGCAACGCGACAAACGGCGCCCAGCCCGGCGTGGCCTACACGCCGCCGCCAAACCTGGCGCCCTATTCTAAGAACGAAGTCCCGCTGACGTCGCTGGTGCCGGCGTCCGGCGGCATGCCCTCCATCGCGGCCG GCTCCCCCATCAATGAAAAGATCATCGACGATCACCTCGCTGTCCAGGCCATCATCAGGAGTTACCAG aTCCGAGGACACCATATAGCGAAACTCGACCCGTTGGAAATAGCAAACTACAAATTGGCCGGTAAAAATCCTCGGGAGGTCATTCACAACAGCTACAGGTTCG ATGAGGCCGATATGGACAGGGTGTTCAAGTTACCCTCTACCACATTTATTGGTGAAAAGGAGAAAGCGTTACCCCTCAG AGAGATTCTGAATCGTCTCGAGGAGGCGTACTGCAACAACATCGGTATAGAGTTCATGTTCATCAACTCCCTGGAACAATGTAACTGGATCAGACAGCGAATGGAACCCCCCAACGTGACCAAGATGAGCCCCGACCAGAAGAGATTGATCCTGGCTCGTCTCACGAGATCTACTGG ATTTGAGAACTTCCTTGCAAAGAAATGGTCGTCGGAGAAACGGTTCGGCTTAGAGGGCTGCGAGATCCTGATTCCTGCCATGAAACAGGTCATCGACACGTCCACGCGGCTCGGCGTCGAGTCCATCATCATGGGAATGCCTCACAGAG GTCGCCTCAACGTGCTGGCCAACGTGTGCCGCAAGCCGCTGCACCAGCTGTTCACGCAGTTCGCCGGCCTCGAGGCGGAGGACGATGGCTCCGGCGACGTGAAGTACCACCTGGGCACGTACATCGAGCGGCTCAACCGCGTGACCAACAAGAACATCCGGCTGGCCGTGTGCGCCAACCCGTCGCACCTGGAGGCCGTGGACCCCGTGGTGCAGGGCAAGACGCGCGCCGAGCAGTTCTACCGCGGCGACAACGAGGGCAAGAAGGTGATGTCCATCCTGCTGCACGGCGACGCCGCCTTCGCGGGCCAGGGCGTGGTGTTCGAGACCATGCACCTGTCGGACCTGCCGGCCTACACCACGCACGGCACGGTGCACATCGTGGTCAACAACCAGATCGGCTTCACGACGGACCCGCGCCACAGCCGCTCGTCGGCCTACTGCACGGACGTGGCGCGCGTGGTCAACGCGCCCATCTTCCACGTCAACGGCGACAGCCCCGAGGCCGTCATGCACGTGTGCAACGTGGCCGCCGAGTGGCGCGCCACCTTCCACAAGGACGTGGTCATCGACATCGTCAGCTACCGCCGCAACGGCCACAACGAGGTCGACGAGCCCATGTTCACGCAGCCGCTCATGTACCAGAAGATCCGCAAGACCAAGCCCGTGCTGGAGATCTACGCCGAGCGCCTCATCGCCGAGGGCGTCGTCACCGCCGAGGAGGTCAAGGACGTCAAGGACAAGTACGAGAAGATCTGCGAGGACGCCTACAACCAGGCCAAGCAGGAGACGCACATCAAGTACAAGGACTGGCTCGACTCGCCCTGGTCCGGCTTCTTCGAGGGCAAGGACCCGCTCAAG ATGTCCCCCACCGGCGTGGTCGAGGAGACGCTGGTCCACATCGGCAAGCGCTTCTCGTCGCCGCCTCCAAACGCGGCTGAGTTCGAAATCCACAAGGGTTTGCTGCGTATCCTCAAAGCTCGCATGGAAATGGTCGAGAACCGTACCGTAGACTGGGCTCTGGCTGAGGCCATGGCGTTCGGATCACTACTGAAGGAAGGCATTCACGTCCGTCTGTCCGGAGAGGACGTCGAAAGAGGAACATTCTCACACAG GCATCACGTGCTCCACCACCAGAAGGTAGACAAGGCGACGTACTGTCCCCTGGCTCACCTGTACCCCGACCAGGCGCCCTACACCGTGTGCAACAGCTCGCTGTCGGAGTACG GCGTGCTGGGCTTCGAAGTGGGCTACTCGGTGACCAACCCCAACGCGCTGGTGCTGTGGGAGGCGCAGTTCGGCGACTTCAACAACGTGGCGCAGTGCATCATCGACCAGTTCATCTCCAGCGGCCAGGCCAAGTGGGTGCGCCAGTCCGGCATCGTGCTGCTGCAGCCGCACGGCATGGAGGGCATG GGCCCCGAGCACTCGTCGGCGCGGCTGGAGCGCTTCCTGCAGATGAGCGCCGACGACCCCGACTACATGCCGCCCGAGAGCCCCGACTACGAGG TGCGGCAGCTGCACGACTGCAACTGGGTGGTGGCCAACTGCTCGACGCCCGCGTCGCTGTTCCACATCCTGCGGCGCCAGATCGCGCTGCCGTTCCGCAAGCCGCTCATCCTCATGACGCCCAAGTCGTTGCTGCGCCACCCCGAGTGCAAGTCCTCCTTCGACGACATGCGCGACGGAACCGCCTTCAAGAG ACTGATCCCCGAGGAGGGCCCGGCGGCCGAGAACCCCGGCAACGTGCGTAAGGTGGCGTTCTGCTCGGGCCGAGTGTACTACGACCTGCTGAAGCAGCGTCGTGACCGCGGTCTCGAGAAGGACATCGCCATCGTCAG ACTGGAGCAAATCTCGCCGTTCCCGTACGACCTGATCAAGGCGGAGATCGCAAAGTACCCGAACGCGCAGCTGGTGTGGAGCCAGGAGGAGCACAAGAACATGGGCGCCTGGAGCTACGTGGAGCCGCGCTTCCGCACGCTGCTGCAGAACCAGAAGCAGATCAG GCCTCAGTCGCGATCGCAATCGGTCGGTTGGTTTAGTCGGCTGCTCGGGCGCGCCGACGGCCCCCAAACCGAGCGACCGCTGACTGAGACCGTACCGCGTACCATTAG CTACAACGGGCGCGCCACGGCGGCGTCGCCGGCCACGGGCTCCAAGGCGGCGCACAACAAGGAGCTGCGCAACTTGCTCGACGAGTTCTGCGTGCTGTGA